A region of the Bremerella sp. JC817 genome:
ATTGGCTGGCCATCGTCGCGAGTCGTCAGTCGGGCGAAGGTGAGCCCGTCAAGTTCTGGCGTCACAAAACGAACTGAGCCGTCGCATAGCAAGATGTTCGCTCCTTCGGGGTGAAATCCGTAGATGCCGAAGAAGTTGTTGCAGTTCACCGCGCAGTCGGACGCATCTCCCTTACCGCGATCTTCGCCCGTCTCGCGGTCGAAGGCCGAGAATTGAATGCTCCCGAAGCCAGCCCACGCCCCGCGCGAAAGCTCGGCCCCCAGCGGGGAACCTTCGCCGGTCATCTTGCCGACACGCCATGGATCCGGCAGGCCAGCTTTTTCGACGATCAGCAGCGTATTGGAGAGCCCGTCCGAGACCAGGTGAAACGGAACGGTAACATCGTCGGTCATCGCCTGGTGACGATTGCCACGCGTGCCCGAAGGCCAGTTCACGCCATAGCCGGTGCTGGGCATTCGCATGCCGTTCGAGGAAATGAAGTCGTTCAGACCAGGCTCGAAGCTGAAGACCGAGGCCCGGTCGGTGTTTCGCGAACTAACCGAGGCACTCGCGGTCACGACCAGCTTGCGATCTTTGGGCGAAGCAGGACAAAGGAACGCATCGACCGTCTGGCGACTGACGTCCTGATTGATCGGGTCGTAATAGTCGTAGTCCGGGTTGAAGGCATCGGCCAACTCCGGCTCGATGAAGGGAATGATTTGCACGCCCCAACCACCAAAGGGAAGCTTGCCGCCGAGACCCGTTCGACGAGGCGGAAAGCCTTGGCGGATGCCACTGTATTGCTGGAAGGCACTGCTGAGTGTCTTCAGATTATTGGTGCAGGTCTGCTTCGCGGCGTCGGCCGATGCCATCTTTAATGCAGGCAAAGCGATGGCGACTGCCAGCACAAGCACACAAGTTCCGACGATTGCGTCCAGCAACGAAAAACCAACGCGGGCAGTGCGTTTCATATCCAACGATTCTTTTGCAATGACCAGTGCGAGATGTCGAGCAGGCAAGGCCGTTCCGGAAGACCATGCCGTGTTCGGGCAGCATCCCAACAGTGTGGGGATGAACAGCCCTAACCCTCGACAGGTATGCAACTTCCATACCCCGCGCAGTGGCGAATCCCCTCGCCTGGAGGCCACGGATCCAAGGCTGGCGATTGAAAGGGTCTAACGCTCGAAGAATCGGCCTTAAACAATTTCGCGGAATGTTCCGGTCTGGCAGAAGGCCATTCGACAACACGTTGACGCATCGCTGACCGATGTCACCCAGCGCGACATGAACGTCGTTTCAAATGACACGCCTCCACCGAAAAGCCTGGGGAGTACACCAGTCGGCAGGAGGTAATGTGGCTCGGATATGTCCGTTTAAAAGAGTGCCTGACGGGGTCACATGGCGGCCTCGACTTCGTGGGATGCACGCTCCGAGGTCACGCTGACCAGCGATGTTACTCCAAGCCCGTCAGATCGAAGTCGAACCGATTGTCGCCTGCTTCGACCGTGACTTGCTGCGTATGTTTGAGTTCGCATGGCTCCATTGCCCGGGCCATCGTGGCGTCGGCATCTTCGGCCGACATTCCCTTGGTGCTGATCCGCAGCTTATCTGCGTCCGGGGTCACAAAGAACTTCACCGTGTGAATCCCCGACAAGGCACCCATCTCTTCGCGAGTAAATCGCATCTGATAGTTTCCCGAGTCATCGGTAGTCCCATTCGAAGGACGTCCCTGGCTGGGATAGAACTCGACCACCGCCCCAGCCAATGGCTGACCGTTGCGTGTCACTTGCCCATGGACCGGCTGCACGTCGAGACCACTTTTCTGCGAGCATCCAGCGATCGCGACCGACGCGAAAGCGACAATGCACCACTTTTGGAAGGGATTTGTCTTCATGCCAGTTTGCTACCTAGTAATGAACGATTGGCCGACCGAAACCAAAAGATGAAAGGATTCAGCCCCCGGTTCCGCGCACGGGAGCCGAAGCCCATGGGGCAACGATTTACGAAGGGGATCGTGACTATTGCACGGTCGCCACTTCACCGCCGGCGATGGTGCCGAACGCTTCGTAAAGCGTGCCGCTGATCACGTCTGGCATGAAACGCACACTGCCATCCACCATTAAGAAGTTCGCTCCACCAACATGGAAAGAACCGTAAGCACGATAAGGCCGACTGCCGCCAAACTTGTTGATCGGATAGGCGTCGTCCGCCAGCCCCAGGGCTCGGTCGTGCCAGCCCACATGATCAGTCCCCACCCAGCAGGTCGCATAGCGACCCGTCAGGTTCTTGGCCGAGTCGACTTCGCCAACGCAGATGGTGTTCGAGGTGCCGTCGATCACATCTCGCATCTGAGTCGAAAAGTTCGTGCCGAACATGCCATTCACAGTTGAACGCGCGTAGTCGTTGTCGGCTGGCAAAGAACTGCCGAGGCAGCCTTTGTAGTTCGACTTGGCCATGTCCTGGTGGTATTCCTGTTGCTTTTCTGGGCCTGGGTCAGCAGGGCAGACATACGCCTGAATCACGGTTGCGCCGACACCGTCCGAACCGCGGTCGAACTCCCAGTTGCGAGCGGCCCACTCCTGCTGGATCCGTTCGTAAACGGTTTGCTGTTCCATGAAGGGCAAAATCGCGGCCGACCAGACCGTTGGGTCCCAGTCGTTGCCGAAGTGATTATGCTTCAACTGCCCGATGGGAAAGGCAAGGAAGGTATCGTGATAGTTATGCAGCGCCACGCCCATCTGTTTCAGATTGTTAGTGCATTGCATGCGCCGGGCGGTTTCGCGGGCTTGTTGCACCGCCGGCAACAACAGGGCAACCAGCACCCCAATGATCGCAATCACCAC
Encoded here:
- a CDS encoding DUF1559 domain-containing protein; this translates as MKRTARVGFSLLDAIVGTCVLVLAVAIALPALKMASADAAKQTCTNNLKTLSSAFQQYSGIRQGFPPRRTGLGGKLPFGGWGVQIIPFIEPELADAFNPDYDYYDPINQDVSRQTVDAFLCPASPKDRKLVVTASASVSSRNTDRASVFSFEPGLNDFISSNGMRMPSTGYGVNWPSGTRGNRHQAMTDDVTVPFHLVSDGLSNTLLIVEKAGLPDPWRVGKMTGEGSPLGAELSRGAWAGFGSIQFSAFDRETGEDRGKGDASDCAVNCNNFFGIYGFHPEGANILLCDGSVRFVTPELDGLTFARLTTRDDGQPIDPTSF
- a CDS encoding DUF1559 domain-containing protein — its product is MPKTQPRRRGFTLVELLVVIAIIGVLVALLLPAVQQARETARRMQCTNNLKQMGVALHNYHDTFLAFPIGQLKHNHFGNDWDPTVWSAAILPFMEQQTVYERIQQEWAARNWEFDRGSDGVGATVIQAYVCPADPGPEKQQEYHQDMAKSNYKGCLGSSLPADNDYARSTVNGMFGTNFSTQMRDVIDGTSNTICVGEVDSAKNLTGRYATCWVGTDHVGWHDRALGLADDAYPINKFGGSRPYRAYGSFHVGGANFLMVDGSVRFMPDVISGTLYEAFGTIAGGEVATVQ